One genomic region from Bacillus sp. SLBN-46 encodes:
- the rpmE gene encoding 50S ribosomal protein L31, translating to MKAGIHPNYKTVSVTCACGNTFETGSVKNEIRVETCSECHPFYTGRQKFAEAGGRVDRFNKKYGLKQQQQ from the coding sequence ATGAAAGCAGGAATTCATCCAAATTATAAAACAGTATCGGTGACTTGCGCATGTGGTAACACATTCGAAACTGGTTCTGTAAAAAATGAGATCCGTGTTGAAACATGTTCAGAATGTCATCCATTCTATACTGGTCGTCAAAAATTCGCTGAAGCTGGCGGACGTGTTGACCGTTTCAACAAAAAATACGGCCTTAAGCAACAGCAACAATAA